CGTCTGGGCCGTGCCGCCTTCAAGGAGACGGTCTATGCCGCTGGTTAAGGACGGTCAGCCCGTCGAAAACACCTGGGTCACGCTGGGCGACGGCGACGCCGTGCCCGCCGATGGCGCCATCATCGTGACGCTGGCCCGCTGGACCGCGGACAAGGACGCCCTGTCCACCCGCACCGCCCCGGTGGGGGTGGAGGTGCCGGGGACCACCCCGGCGGCGGATCTGGCCGCCGATCTGGGGCGGCTGGGGGTGATCGCCATCCGCTTCCCCATCTTCCGCGACGGGCGCGGCTTCTCGCTGGCCCGCGACCTGCGCGAACGTCACGGCTATGGGGGGGAGATCCGTGCGGTGGGGCACACGCTGCCCGACCAGTACCAGTTCCTGATCCGCTGCGGCTTTTCCACCGTGGAACCGCCCGACGGCAAGGATCCCGCCCTGTGGGCCGCGGCCTACCGCTCGATCACCGTTGCCTATCAGGCGTCGATCGGGGAGGAAACGCCCCTGGGCCTGCTGCGGCGGCGCTTCGTGGGATCGTGACGGCGGCCCCCCTATCGTAACGTGGGGTTGTTCGCCGTCATGATCGGCGTATGATCGGAATCGGCAGTTCCGCATGACGCGGGGCTGCCGGTTTTGCTTTGTCCAGGAAGGCCCTATGGCGTCTCTCGATTCGACCCTTGCCGGTGCGCGGATTTTGCTGGTGGAGGACGACCATCTGGTGGGGTTGTCCATCGCCTCGACGCTGGAGGCGTTCGGGTGCGCGGTCTTCGGCCCCGCCTATGACGCCGAGGCGGGGGTGGCTCTGGCGCTGGCCGAACCGCTGGACGCGGCCTTGCTCGACGTCAATCTCGGCGGCCACGCCACCAGCGAGACGGTGGCCGATGCCCTGCGCACCCGCGGGGTTCCCTTCGTCTTTTGCACCGGTTACGGCGATGCCGGCATTCCCTCCGGCCACGCCGGTGCGCCCACCTTGCAGAAACCGTTCGGCATGAACGACCTGATCGTGGCGCTGGGCGGTCTTCTGGCGCAACGCCGCAACGCCTGAGCCCGGCGCCCGCTCAGCGGCGGCGCAGCAGCCGGTCCCAGAACGAGCGGGAACGGAGTTCGTGTTCCTTGGCGGCCAGCCATTGGTCGGCCAGCTCGCGCACCTGCCAGTCGCCCAGAAAACGTTCGCAATCAATGGCGGTGTAGAGCCGCACCCGTTCCGGGCCAAGCCGTTCGAAATAGTCGAGCGTCCGTTGCCGGTCCGGTTCGTCCATCCACGCCCCACACTGCAGCCCGCGTCCGATCCGACCCGGCCATCCGAGTCGTGCGCGGCCCGAGTGTAGCGTCAGCCATGCATAAACCGCAATGGTTCATCCGGGATAGCGGGTTATCCGGGATAGGCCGCCCCCGGTGGAAAGGGGCGGCCCGTCCGGGTCAGGGCTTCGCCGTTTCCGGCGCGGCGGGCACGGGCGCCGGGGCCGCCGCCGGGGTGACGGGCCTGTCCGCCGCCGGCTTGCCGCCATCCTCTTCGTTCCGGCTGATTTCCACCGGCATCACCTGATGCGCTCCGCCCAGCGCCACCTCTTCGTACGAAGAGCCGCGGCGGAAGGCGTCGAGATAGGCGGTGGTGGCGTAGGAGGCCGGGTTGCGGTAGGGGCCGAACTTGAAATACTGGATCGGCAGCGGCGGGTTGGCATAGCCGATGCGGCCCGACGCCCGGGCGATCAGCTTGCCGCCGGCCCACACCTCGGCGATGCCGTAGCCCTCGGGGCTGGGGCGGAAATGGTAGATCATGTCGGTCCAGCTGTCGAACGGGTTGGGCAGGTAATCGAACCGTTCGACCACGATGTCCTTCATGCACGGCTGGTCGTTGCCGTCGGAACTGTCGGCCATGGGCGGCGGTTCGGACTGGTACGCCACCAGGATGCGGCAGGAATCGCCCGGCGTGGGGGCATCCTGTTCGACCGTGATGAAGAAGGTGCGGTTCTTGAACCGTTGGGCCATGATCGGGCTGCCGCCGCCGGCCTCCTTCCACTGGCCGATGACCAGCCGGTTGCCGTCGGTGGAGCTGACCTCCCCGCCGATGTACATGCTGAAGCCGTACCAGACGTCGGTGCCGAAGGGCAGGCGGTCCTTCTGGCGTTCCCACAGCTCGGCCCGCTCGGTGCCGTCGGGGGTATAGGGCTGGCCGGGGTCGATGCATTCCTTGGACGGCGGTACCAGTTCCAGGCTGCGCGTCAGGGGCGGGGGGAACACGGTCATGCTGCCCGCCAGCCGGCCCATGCGGTAGACCTGTCCCTGATCGGAAAAGCGGTTTTCCGGCCGCCGGCACGGGGCGAGCGTGCCCAGATAGATGTCGCCGCTCTCGAAATTCTCCATCAGCGCGATGGCCGGGGCCGGGTCGGCGTCATCGTCCGCCAGCGCCACTGTGGGTGAGAGCATTATTCCGGTAATAATCAGAAAGGTCCGTATATTCATTTGGGCCGCCCCCTACCACTTAATTGCTAGAGGGCTCATCAAAACAGGGTACTTTGAATTGCGCAAGTGCATCGCAGTCCCCAGATCGGGGTCTTGGGATAATGATGCGGTGCGGCATAAGACCTTCGGTCGGGTGCATCCCGCTTTTTGTCCCAGCCTTGGTAATCATTCATTCATGTGAATGAAATAGGCCGCCAGTCTTCTGCGGTTTTCACCCGGCGGACTTCCGCCGGGTCCAGACGGGATTTGCCACATGAACCTGAGCAACCTATCAATTTCCACCAAGATCGGCCTGATCATCCTTGTTTTGGCCGGTGCCTGCGGTGCCATCACGGTGTCGTCGGTCACGGGAATGCAGGATTTGACCAAGGCGGCACAGGACATCGACACCACGGCGGGTGAAATCCGCATCGGGGGCCGGCTGAACCGGCTGACCTTCCAGTTGAACCGCGACGAATACCGGCTCGCCACCACCCCCCAGGACGTGTCGGCCATATCCGCCGAGATGGACAACACCCGCGGTCAGCTCCGCGCCGCGCTGGAGGAGGTGCACAAGACCGCCGACCCGCGCCAGCGCGAGCTTCTCCAGGCCATCGGCCGGGCGCTGGACGCCTACAGCCGCGAAATCGACGGCACCATCGCCGCTGCCCGGCAGAATGGGGACGGCGTTTCCCTGTCCGATGCCCAAAAGGCCATCCTGGCGGAGGTGGACACCAGCCGCGCCGCGGCCCAGGCGTTGGTCGCCGCGTCCATGGCCTATGTCGCCTACACCGACGAAGAGGGCACCCGCATGGCGAAGGAGGCGGGCGAACTGGCGGATTCCCGCATGACGCTGCTGATCGCGGTGGCGGCGGGCGGCGTTCTGGCCGGCCTGCTGCTCGGGTGGGTGGTGTCGCGCTTCGGCATCGTCCGGCCCATCAACGCCATCGTCGCCTGCCTGCGGTCGCTGGCCGAGGGGAACCTGTCGGCGGAGGTGTTCGGGCGTGACCGCCGCGACGAGATCGGCGCCATCGCCGCCACGGCGGCGGTGTTCAAGGACAACCTGATCCGCACCCGCGCCATGGAGGAGGAGGCCCGCGCCGCCGATGAACGCGCCCGCGCCGAAAAGCGCCAGGCCATGCTGGACCTGGCCCGGCGGTTCGAAGGGCAGGTGGGCGGCGTGGTCAACCGCGTGGGCCAATCGGCCACCGACCTTCAGGCCACCGCCGCCCAGCTTGCCGCCGCGGTGGAGGAGGTGGGAACCCAATGCACCGCCGTCGCCGCCGCATCGGAGGAGGCCAGTTCCAACGTGCAGACCGTCGCCGCCGCGTCGGAGGAATTGTCGGCGGCGATCAACGAGCTGTCCCAGCGGGTCAGCCGCTCCGCCCAGCGGTCCAAGGCGGCGGCGGAGGGGGCGGAAACCGCCCAGCGTCAGTTGGACGTGCTGGCCGGCGCCATCGAGCAGGTGGACCAGATCGTCGCCGCCATCAACGCGGTCGCCAGCCAGACCAACCTGCTGGCGCTGAACGCCACCATCGAGGCGGCGCGGGCCGGCGAAGCGGGCAAGGGTTTTGCCGTCGTGGCGTCGGAGGTGAAAAATCTCGCCAACCAGACCCACGCCATGACCGACCAGATCGGCAGCCAGATGGCGGCGGTGAAGGACGCCTCCTCCCGCACGGTCACCGCCATGCACGCCATTCTGGCGCAGGTGGCCGACATCGACCGCTCGGCCACGGAAATGGCGGCGTCGGTGGAGCAGCAGAGTGCGGCCACCGCCGAAATCAGCCGCAACGCGCAGCAGGCCGCCACCGGCACTGCCGAGGTGTCGCGCAACGTGGTGGGCATCCAGCAGGCGGAGACCGATACCGGCCACGCCTCGGTCAACGTCAAGACCGCCGCCGACGCCCTGGCCGAACAGGCCGACACCATGAAGACCGCCGTCGCCGCCTTCCTGGCCGACATCCGCGCGGCATAGGGAACCGTAACGAACAGGAGGGAACCGTAAACGAACAAGGGCCGGCGCCCGTCACAGGCGCCGGCCCTTCGGGTCATGCCCGGACAGGCCCGGTCAGTCGCCGAACACGCGGCGGAACACCGTGTCCACATGCTTGGTGTGGTAGCTCATGTCGAACATCGGGGCCAGCGTCTCGCGGGCGATGTGCTTGGTCACCGACTCGTCCGCCGACAGCTTGTCCAGCAGGTGGCCGCCCTCGTGCCACACCTGCATGGCGTTGGTCTGCACGGCGCGGTAGGCGTCCTCGCGGCTCATGCCGGCCTGGGTCAGCGCCAGCAGCACCCGCTGGGAGAACACCAGACCGCCCAGATCGTTCAGGTTCCTGTCCATGCGGTCGGGATAGACCACCAGCTTGTCCATCATGCCGGTCAGGCGCACCAGGGCGAAATCCAGCGTGACGGTGGCGTCGGGGCCGATCATGCGCTCGACCGACGAGTGGGAGATGTCGCGCTCGTGCCACAGGGCGACATTCTCCAGCGCCGGCACCACCGCCGCCCGCACGATGCGCGCCAGACCCGTCAGGTTCTCCGACAGGACCGGGTTGCGCTTGTGCGGCATGGCCGACGAGCCCTTCTGGCCGGGGTGGAAGTATTCCTCGGCCTCGCGCACCTCGGTGCGCTGCAGGTGGCGGATCTCCACCGACAGGTTTTCCACCGACGAGGCGATGACGCCCAGCACCGAGAAGAAGAAGGCGTGGCGGTCGCGCGGGATCACCTGGGTGGACACCGGTTCCACCGACAGCCCCAGCTTTTCCGCCACATGGCGTTCCACGAACGGGTCGATGTTGGCGAAAGTGCCGACGGCCCCGGAAATGGCGCAGGTGGCGATGTCGTCACGGGCGGCCACCAGACGCGCGCGGGCGCGTTCGAACGCGGCGTAGTGCCCGGCCAGCTTCAGCCCGAAGGTGGTGGGTTCGGCGTGGATGCCGTGGCTGCGGCCGATGCACACCGTGTCCTTGTGCTCGTACGCCCGGCGCTTCAGCGTGGCCAGCAGGGCGTCGAGATCCTCCAGCAGCAGGTCGGCGGCCTGCTTCAGCTGCACCGCCAGACAGGTGTCGAGCACGTCGGAGGAGGTCATGCCCTGGTGCACGAACCGCGCCTCCGGCCCGACATATTCGGCCAGATTGGTCAGGAAGGCGATGACGTCGTGGCGGGTTTCCCGCTCGATGGCGTCGATGCGCTCGATCTCCCACTGGCCGCGTTCCCACACGGCCTTGGCAGCGTCCTTGGGGATCACCCCCAGCTCGGCCTGGGCGTCGCAGGCATGGGCCTCGATCTCGAACCAGATGCGGAACTTGTTTTCCGGTTCCCAGATCCGCGCCATTTCCTGGCGGGTGTAGCGGGGGATCATAACTGTCTCCTCGATGCGGTGCGCCACAGGCTCCCAGGGGCCGCGCGGCGCCATGGATTCCGGCGGTTTCCCTGCGTTGAGGCGCAAAATCAGACCGACGGGTGCCGCTGTCAAGACGCTTGGCGTTCCGGCGGTGGCGGGCCGGCGGACCGTCCCCGTCCCAGCCCTGCGCCGCCCGCAACGCTTACCATCCTTAGCGCGAAAATCTGCATGATTGACACACGGATAGCGTTTGACAGCGGAGGTGGTCACGCCATACTGACGGAAGTCACGCAAGTAACAATCATAGGATGCTATTGAATATTACGGTATGGTTTGCTGGCGTGACGGTCAATCAACTGTGAAACATAAGACAACAAATGCTGAATCCTCAGCCGTGATGATGGAAAGAGGGAAGACATGCTCCGCACCAAATTCATCGCCTTATCTGCCTTATCCCTGATGGCCATGGCCGCCCCGGCCCATGCGCAGAAGATCACCGCGTACGTAACGGATAACTCCAGCAGCTCGATCACCCGCCAGGATTATAGCTGCACCTCGGCCACCTGCTCGCCGATCCCGCCGTCGTCGATCAGTGCCTATTCCACATCCTCGGCGTTCGGCGCCATCCCGACCGGCACCGGCACCACCGCCTATATGCGCGTGACCTACGGCACTTCAGCCCACCAGTGCCGGTTCATCGTCCAGACCAACAAGATCAATGGTGTGTGCTCCTCGCCGATTACGAGCGCCTTTGCCTACAACGGTACGCCGACATGCTCGGTGGTTCAATATCAGCAGGCTGCAAATTGTGACCTTGCCATCCTCTTGGAATATAAGAAGTAAGCAGGGTTATGCCGGCGTCACTATGCTTGTACAAGCAGATTGGCGCCGGCCTTCGTAAAGCAGGAGGTATCATGAGCACATCGATACAATCCGATGCCCTGATATCAAGCAACAGATATCAGCGTAATTCCTTGTCAAAACCGGCAAGCTCTTCTTCGATTTTTTCTTCTGCGTCAGCGGACGCCGCTGGAAATGGGAGCCAGGCCGCAACGATTCTAACGTTGTCATCCCAGGCACAGAGTGCCATGGCAGCCTTCCAGGCAACACAAAAAGACACGAAAAGCCAGGGCAGCGAAGGGCATAAGGACAGCACAAATTTTTCTTTGTCCACGGACCATGATTTGCTGAATGCTCTTCGTGATCCATCAAACAAGGAAATTCTCAATGGAATTCGCAATGGTGTCCTATCAAAAGATGTTGCCTCGTTCGATGAGGCTGTCAAGAATGGAACGCTGAATATCAATAGGGCGGAAAACGTTCCTGGACTGAATTTCAAGAACACCATAACGAAAGTACCTGGCGCCGAAGGTGGAATGGGCGAGACGGCAACAATGAGCAGCAGCCGTTTGCCGGAAATGGATGATCCTAATTATAGGGGTGTGCTTGGGTGGCATAGAGATTTTGGAAGCTACTATATTACGTGGTGATGGTGAGCGTGCAGTCCATGTGACGGGGAAGAATGACGATGAGCACGTCGGTTTCATCGAACGTTTTGGATGCGGCGGGCCGGACCCGTGCCGGCAGCCTGTTGAAATCGGCACAGACGGCCTCCACCACGGGGACCGCCGGCCAGCCGGCAACGATTCCAACGCTGTCCCCACAGGCGCAGGCGGCGATGAGCGTGTTCCAGGCGGCATCGGGCGACGGCAAGGCGGCCACCGCCACCAGCGGAAAGGCCACCAAGGACATTCTGCCCACCGATCGCGCGTTGCTCGATCAGTTGCGTGATCCGGCTTACAAGGGGACGCTGGATGCCATGAGGAAAGGCGTGCCCAGCGAACAGCTCGCCTCCTTCGATGCCGCTCTTGCCGATGGGACGCTGAACATCCAGCGGGCGGAAAATGTCCCCGGCCTGAATTACAAGAAAACGGACATCGCTGCGAAGGCCCCGACGGGGGCAAAGGCGGCATAACCATCTTCGCCAGCAGCCGCCTGCCTGAAATGGATGACCCCAATTACCGCGGCTTCATCGGGTGGGACGCCGATTTCGGCAGCTTCTACGTCACATGGTGATGCCTCCCGGCCCGCCCCCGCGTCAGTTCAGCCCCTTCACCCCGGCCAGGAAGCCGGTGATCTGGTCCAGGGTTTCGTCGGCGGTGCGGGCCAGGGTGGCGGCGGCGTTGCCCATGCGGCGGGCGGCGGCGGCGGCGTTGCCGGCGGCCTCGTCCAGCGTTTCCACGCCCTGGCTCACCTCGGCGGTTTCGGCCGCCACGCGCTGAAGATCGGCGGTGATGGATTGGGTGGTGTCACCCTGGATGCGCACGCTGCCGGCCACCCGCTCGGCGATGCCGTTGATGCGCATCACCGTGTCGCCGGTGGCGCGGATGGCATCCACCGCGGCGTTGCTGATGGATTGGATGCGGGTGATGTGGGCCGCCACCTCCTGCGATGCCCGGGCGGTCTGTTCGGCCAGCACCTTCACCTCGGTGGCGACGACGGCGAATCCCTTGCCGGCCTCGCCCGCCCGCTGGGCCTCGATGGCGGCGTTCAGCGCCAGCAGGTTGGTCTGGCGGGCGATCACGGCGATCATCCCCATGATCTCCCCCACCCGCTGGGAGGCTTCGGCCATCGACCCCATGGTCTCGTTGGTGCGGGCCAGTTCGGCCACCGACTCTTGCGCGATGGCCGAGGCCGCCGCCACCTCGCGGTTCACCGCGGCGATGGTGGTGGACAACTGGGCCGCGGCGTCGGACACGTGGCGCACGCCCCCCGCCACCGCCCGCACGCCGCCGGCCACGGCGGACGCCTGCTCGCGGGTGATGTCCACCTGCGCGCAGGCGTCCGCCGACTGGCCGGTCAACGCCGCCACCGCCTGACGGGAATCGTCCATGATCCCCGACACCTGCCGTTCGAAACCATAGGCCAGATGCTCCAGCGCCTCGCGCCGGCGGGTCTGCCGCTCGGTTTCCTGGGCGGTGCTGCGGTGGTTGGCGTGCAGGTCGTCCACCAGCCGGGCGTTCTGGTATTTCAGCCCCAGCGTGCGGTTCAGCTGCTCGTCGGTCTGGCGCATCAGCCGCACGAACACCAGGGCGATCAGCACCAGCGCCACCGTCACCGCGACGGATCCGGCCCGCCCGTCGGCCACCGTCAGCGCCCGGTGCAGGAACACCAGGATCATTGCCGCCATGATGACCGGCACGAACAGAAAGAACGCCCGCCGGTACACCGACAAGGAGATGGTGCCGGCGCAGCACAGCAGCGTGTACAGGAACGACAGCACCATCAGACCGTCCAGCCCCGCCGAGGCGCCGAACAACGGCACCCCCGCCACCCACATCACCGCGGCCAGCAGCGTGCCGGCCAGGGTGTGGCGGTGGGCGGCCTCCAGCCCCTCCCGGCTGTCCTCCGCCGCCATGCCCCGCCGCACCACGGCAAAGCGGTACAGCGTGACCGCCAGTGTCAGCACCGTCCACACCAGTTGCACCAGCGCGTCGGTCTGCCCCCAAAAGGCGGCG
This DNA window, taken from Azospirillum fermentarium, encodes the following:
- the purB gene encoding adenylosuccinate lyase, producing the protein MIPRYTRQEMARIWEPENKFRIWFEIEAHACDAQAELGVIPKDAAKAVWERGQWEIERIDAIERETRHDVIAFLTNLAEYVGPEARFVHQGMTSSDVLDTCLAVQLKQAADLLLEDLDALLATLKRRAYEHKDTVCIGRSHGIHAEPTTFGLKLAGHYAAFERARARLVAARDDIATCAISGAVGTFANIDPFVERHVAEKLGLSVEPVSTQVIPRDRHAFFFSVLGVIASSVENLSVEIRHLQRTEVREAEEYFHPGQKGSSAMPHKRNPVLSENLTGLARIVRAAVVPALENVALWHERDISHSSVERMIGPDATVTLDFALVRLTGMMDKLVVYPDRMDRNLNDLGGLVFSQRVLLALTQAGMSREDAYRAVQTNAMQVWHEGGHLLDKLSADESVTKHIARETLAPMFDMSYHTKHVDTVFRRVFGD
- a CDS encoding methyl-accepting chemotaxis protein, giving the protein MNLSNLSISTKIGLIILVLAGACGAITVSSVTGMQDLTKAAQDIDTTAGEIRIGGRLNRLTFQLNRDEYRLATTPQDVSAISAEMDNTRGQLRAALEEVHKTADPRQRELLQAIGRALDAYSREIDGTIAAARQNGDGVSLSDAQKAILAEVDTSRAAAQALVAASMAYVAYTDEEGTRMAKEAGELADSRMTLLIAVAAGGVLAGLLLGWVVSRFGIVRPINAIVACLRSLAEGNLSAEVFGRDRRDEIGAIAATAAVFKDNLIRTRAMEEEARAADERARAEKRQAMLDLARRFEGQVGGVVNRVGQSATDLQATAAQLAAAVEEVGTQCTAVAAASEEASSNVQTVAAASEELSAAINELSQRVSRSAQRSKAAAEGAETAQRQLDVLAGAIEQVDQIVAAINAVASQTNLLALNATIEAARAGEAGKGFAVVASEVKNLANQTHAMTDQIGSQMAAVKDASSRTVTAMHAILAQVADIDRSATEMAASVEQQSAATAEISRNAQQAATGTAEVSRNVVGIQQAETDTGHASVNVKTAADALAEQADTMKTAVAAFLADIRAA
- a CDS encoding response regulator, producing MASLDSTLAGARILLVEDDHLVGLSIASTLEAFGCAVFGPAYDAEAGVALALAEPLDAALLDVNLGGHATSETVADALRTRGVPFVFCTGYGDAGIPSGHAGAPTLQKPFGMNDLIVALGGLLAQRRNA
- a CDS encoding DUF934 domain-containing protein; translated protein: MPLVKDGQPVENTWVTLGDGDAVPADGAIIVTLARWTADKDALSTRTAPVGVEVPGTTPAADLAADLGRLGVIAIRFPIFRDGRGFSLARDLRERHGYGGEIRAVGHTLPDQYQFLIRCGFSTVEPPDGKDPALWAAAYRSITVAYQASIGEETPLGLLRRRFVGS
- a CDS encoding methyl-accepting chemotaxis protein, encoding MTSAAPASSVPPFAADIDRDRKRLLLKSVGNTTGPTIGAVVLVTAAFWGQTDALVQLVWTVLTLAVTLYRFAVVRRGMAAEDSREGLEAAHRHTLAGTLLAAVMWVAGVPLFGASAGLDGLMVLSFLYTLLCCAGTISLSVYRRAFFLFVPVIMAAMILVFLHRALTVADGRAGSVAVTVALVLIALVFVRLMRQTDEQLNRTLGLKYQNARLVDDLHANHRSTAQETERQTRRREALEHLAYGFERQVSGIMDDSRQAVAALTGQSADACAQVDITREQASAVAGGVRAVAGGVRHVSDAAAQLSTTIAAVNREVAAASAIAQESVAELARTNETMGSMAEASQRVGEIMGMIAVIARQTNLLALNAAIEAQRAGEAGKGFAVVATEVKVLAEQTARASQEVAAHITRIQSISNAAVDAIRATGDTVMRINGIAERVAGSVRIQGDTTQSITADLQRVAAETAEVSQGVETLDEAAGNAAAAARRMGNAAATLARTADETLDQITGFLAGVKGLN
- a CDS encoding polysaccharide lyase; this encodes MLSPTVALADDDADPAPAIALMENFESGDIYLGTLAPCRRPENRFSDQGQVYRMGRLAGSMTVFPPPLTRSLELVPPSKECIDPGQPYTPDGTERAELWERQKDRLPFGTDVWYGFSMYIGGEVSSTDGNRLVIGQWKEAGGGSPIMAQRFKNRTFFITVEQDAPTPGDSCRILVAYQSEPPPMADSSDGNDQPCMKDIVVERFDYLPNPFDSWTDMIYHFRPSPEGYGIAEVWAGGKLIARASGRIGYANPPLPIQYFKFGPYRNPASYATTAYLDAFRRGSSYEEVALGGAHQVMPVEISRNEEDGGKPAADRPVTPAAAPAPVPAAPETAKP